A stretch of DNA from Candidatus Hydrogenedens sp.:
GGTAAAACGGATTTGATAAGTTCCGTTCACCATTTCAGTAAAATCAAAATAGCCGTGTTTTCCGGGGTTAACACCGGTAAAACAAGATGTCCACGCTGGAATGGTCGCGGGAGGTATTGTTGAAATAAGATTAAGAAAGGAGCCACCTGAGATAAATGATTTTAATGTAGGCAACCATCCTTCATTTATCCCTCTTTCTATTACTTGTCGGGTTGCCCCATCCCAACCTATAACAGCAACTTTTCTATTCATAGAAATCGGAGATTAAGGGAATATAATTTATATTTGGATTAATGATTACAGTTTTAATATATAAGGGGCTAAAATCCATGCCCAACCACCCAATCCGATACTGGCAACTATTCCCAGAAAGGATAGCCAAAAGAGGAAAAAGTTTAATATCATAATTGCAAAGGATGAACTAAAAGACAGTTCTCTTTTTACCGCCAGCCACCATGCCCCTAAAAACCAGCCAATAATGGGGATTAAATTTAAAAAGGTAAGTAATGCGGTATCTATAAACCAGTTCGTTATAGCAATGACTTTAGTATCTCCAAATGTTTGAGACCTTGTCCTTTGCAAGGACAACCAGAAAAGACCTTGCATTAAGAGTGGCCAGAGTAAAGCAAATGCTAGGGTCCCTTCCAGTGATACCGAAACCCAATCTTTATTGATAGTTATCATTAATCCCCACCATCCAATGAAAGGCATTCCTATAGAAAATAGGAATAACAAAAGCCACAAAACCCGTTTCGCGTATTCCCAGATAATAGATGCGGGCGATTGTGGCTCTCTTGTTAGAGTATGAGGCAGGGCATTTGCTTCTTCCGCCCA
This window harbors:
- a CDS encoding tetratricopeptide repeat protein; translated protein: MLTSKQKLKQAESLYEEKKYTEALKLLDELEQENPGEKKVAYGRAMCLARLGNYADAMLLCDELLARYRDEKAKVLKEKIMQWAEEANALPHTLTREPQSPASIIWEYAKRVLWLLLFLFSIGMPFIGWWGLMITINKDWVSVSLEGTLAFALLWPLLMQGLFWLSLQRTRSQTFGDTKVIAITNWFIDTALLTFLNLIPIIGWFLGAWWLAVKRELSFSSSFAIMILNFFLFWLSFLGIVASIGLGGWAWILAPYILKL